A section of the Cryobacterium soli genome encodes:
- a CDS encoding class I SAM-dependent methyltransferase — MAELEGMRPGRILDVGCGEGADALWLAAHGWDVTALDVSQVALTRASERADDLGLQVHWLHAGLVEAELAPGSFDVVSAQYPALLRTDDAAAERALLDAVAPNGVLLVVHHSLPSVEQAAAHGFHPQDYVSPADVAARLDGSWIVEVDEIRPRHVSSGAGAHHTEDVVLRARRLP, encoded by the coding sequence GTGGCCGAACTGGAGGGGATGCGGCCCGGCCGCATCCTGGACGTCGGCTGCGGTGAGGGTGCCGATGCGCTCTGGCTTGCCGCACACGGCTGGGACGTGACGGCGTTGGACGTCTCCCAGGTGGCACTGACCCGGGCGTCAGAGCGCGCCGACGACCTCGGCCTTCAGGTGCACTGGCTGCACGCCGGCCTGGTCGAAGCCGAACTCGCTCCGGGGTCCTTCGACGTGGTCTCGGCGCAGTACCCCGCGCTGCTTCGCACCGACGACGCCGCGGCCGAACGCGCCCTGCTTGATGCGGTGGCGCCGAATGGTGTGCTGCTCGTCGTGCACCACTCCCTGCCTAGCGTGGAGCAGGCCGCCGCGCACGGGTTCCACCCCCAGGACTACGTAAGTCCGGCGGATGTTGCCGCGCGGCTGGATGGCAGCTGGATCGTCGAGGTCGACGAGATTCGGCCCCGCCATGTGAGCAGCGGCGCCGGGGCGCACCACACCGAAGATGTGGTGCTACGCGCCCGCCGGCTACCCTGA
- a CDS encoding glucose PTS transporter subunit IIA, producing MATSPAKDIIQSIGGASNVVALTHCATRLRFTLKDASGIDQAQVEAIPAVLGAVPQSGDRFQVVIGGAVETVYNEILALPEMKKVGTGESADDIKAAERAKGPRGKFAGLDTFFEVLSDSFRPILGALLGASLFITFMALMATLGVIPAWNAPGVTLEPGWAFINLMWQGVFVFLPLMVAYNASKRLGADPWVGFGIMAVVMLPGFSALAASDGAQTVFDGKAAIVSIFGLPLTVTDYSSQVFPPLLMAAVLALLTKGLKKIIPSSVQLIFVPFLSMLVMIPVTAFLIGPIGVFGGAAIGEFLKSINDFSPLIFAIVIPLAYPFMVPLGLHWPLNAVMLLNIQSLGYDFIQGPMGAWNFACFGATAGVLVLAIRAKNSQMKQTATGALAAGLLGGISEPSLYGIHLRFKRIYPRMLVGCLVGGVIIGLGGGVTTNAFVFTSLLTIPAFNNIPLYAIAVAASFFTAMILVILSGYLSPEQKAEAAAQLAADTAMEEAKHAPVATPVAVASSTATATAPAAAGTATLVATVLATIGSPVEGIVVPLDEVPDPVFSKGIVGLGVGVDPTGDTVFAPAAGKVLVAQPTGHAFGLMLDGGIEMLIHVGIDTVNLAGKGFDVKVKAGDRVEAGTPLVTFDRAIIEEAGYSLVTPVLVTNPKKFGSIDQAATGHVAVGDALITVTAK from the coding sequence GTGGCGACCTCGCCCGCTAAAGACATTATTCAAAGCATCGGAGGGGCGTCGAACGTCGTCGCCCTCACCCACTGTGCGACTCGTTTGCGCTTCACGCTCAAGGACGCATCCGGAATCGATCAGGCTCAGGTAGAAGCCATCCCAGCCGTTCTGGGTGCCGTTCCCCAGTCAGGGGACCGCTTCCAGGTCGTCATCGGTGGCGCCGTCGAGACCGTGTACAACGAGATCCTCGCGCTGCCCGAGATGAAGAAGGTCGGCACCGGCGAAAGCGCCGACGACATCAAGGCCGCCGAGCGCGCCAAGGGCCCCCGCGGCAAGTTCGCCGGGCTCGACACCTTCTTCGAGGTCCTCTCCGACTCCTTCCGACCGATCCTGGGCGCGCTGCTGGGCGCCTCGCTCTTCATCACCTTCATGGCGCTGATGGCCACCCTCGGTGTCATCCCCGCGTGGAACGCCCCGGGCGTCACGCTCGAACCCGGCTGGGCCTTCATCAACCTGATGTGGCAGGGCGTGTTCGTCTTCCTGCCGCTCATGGTCGCCTACAACGCCTCCAAGCGCCTCGGCGCCGACCCGTGGGTCGGCTTCGGCATCATGGCCGTCGTCATGCTGCCGGGCTTCTCGGCCCTGGCCGCCTCCGACGGCGCCCAGACCGTGTTCGACGGCAAGGCTGCCATCGTGTCGATCTTCGGCCTGCCGTTGACCGTCACCGACTACAGCTCGCAGGTCTTCCCGCCGCTGCTGATGGCGGCCGTTCTCGCCCTCCTCACCAAGGGCCTGAAGAAGATCATTCCCTCCAGCGTCCAGCTGATCTTCGTACCGTTCCTGAGCATGCTCGTGATGATCCCCGTCACGGCCTTCCTCATCGGCCCGATCGGCGTCTTCGGCGGTGCGGCCATCGGCGAGTTCCTCAAGTCCATCAACGACTTCTCACCGCTCATCTTCGCGATCGTCATCCCGCTGGCCTACCCGTTCATGGTTCCGCTGGGCCTGCACTGGCCGCTGAACGCCGTCATGCTGCTGAACATCCAGTCCCTCGGCTATGACTTCATCCAGGGCCCGATGGGTGCCTGGAACTTCGCCTGCTTCGGTGCCACCGCCGGTGTGCTCGTCCTCGCTATCCGCGCCAAGAACAGCCAGATGAAGCAGACCGCGACGGGTGCTCTCGCCGCCGGCCTGCTCGGCGGTATCTCCGAACCGTCGCTGTACGGCATCCACCTGCGGTTCAAGCGCATCTACCCGCGCATGCTCGTCGGTTGCCTCGTCGGTGGTGTCATCATCGGCCTCGGCGGTGGCGTCACGACCAACGCGTTCGTGTTCACGTCGCTGCTGACCATCCCGGCCTTCAACAACATCCCGCTGTACGCGATCGCCGTTGCCGCGTCGTTCTTCACCGCGATGATCCTCGTGATCCTCTCCGGCTACCTCTCGCCCGAGCAGAAGGCCGAAGCGGCCGCTCAGCTCGCCGCCGACACCGCGATGGAAGAGGCCAAGCACGCTCCCGTCGCGACTCCGGTTGCCGTCGCATCCAGCACGGCTACCGCCACGGCACCCGCCGCCGCCGGCACGGCCACCCTGGTCGCCACAGTCCTCGCCACGATCGGTTCGCCGGTCGAGGGCATCGTCGTACCGCTCGACGAGGTACCCGACCCCGTGTTCAGCAAGGGCATCGTGGGCCTCGGCGTTGGCGTCGACCCGACCGGGGACACCGTCTTCGCGCCGGCCGCCGGCAAGGTCCTGGTCGCTCAGCCGACCGGCCACGCCTTCGGCCTGATGCTCGACGGCGGCATCGAAATGCTCATCCACGTGGGCATCGACACCGTCAACCTGGCCGGCAAGGGCTTCGACGTCAAGGTCAAGGCCGGCGACCGGGTCGAAGCCGGCACCCCGCTGGTGACCTTCGACCGCGCGATCATCGAGGAGGCCGGCTACTCGCTGGTCACCCCGGTGCTCGTGACCAACCCGAAGAAGTTCGGCTCCATCGACCAGGCCGCCACCGGCCACGTCGCCGTCGGAGACGCGCTGATCACGGTGACCGCCAAGTAA
- the trxA gene encoding thioredoxin has protein sequence MPTIDVTETTFGETLAANEIVLVDFWADWCGPCKQFAPTYAASSEQHQDVVFAKVDTEAEQQLSAAAGIQSIPTLMAFREGVLVFSQPGALPPAALEQVVTAVKGLDMADVHRQVAAQKAEQQAAAQQGAE, from the coding sequence ATGCCCACCATTGACGTCACCGAGACCACGTTCGGCGAGACCCTGGCGGCCAACGAGATCGTGCTGGTGGATTTCTGGGCCGACTGGTGCGGTCCGTGCAAGCAGTTCGCCCCCACCTACGCGGCGTCGTCGGAGCAGCACCAGGACGTGGTGTTCGCCAAGGTCGACACCGAGGCCGAGCAGCAGCTGTCCGCGGCCGCGGGCATCCAGTCGATTCCCACCCTGATGGCCTTCCGTGAAGGCGTGCTGGTGTTCTCCCAGCCCGGCGCGCTGCCGCCGGCCGCGCTCGAGCAGGTGGTCACGGCCGTGAAGGGCCTGGACATGGCCGACGTGCACCGCCAGGTGGCGGCGCAGAAGGCCGAGCAGCAGGCCGCCGCTCAGCAGGGCGCCGAGTAA
- a CDS encoding NYN domain-containing protein, producing the protein MTEPTDARVGLYIDFDNIVISRYQQLHGRNAFQRDGIRDFDRTSRDADPEVAARLAAATVDFNAIIDFAASFGTLVVNRAYADWSVPVNASYQRQLMSRAVDLTQLFTTTTRGTKNGADIRLAVDVVEDLFRLPDLTHVIIVAGDSDYIALAQKSKRLGRFVVGIGVAGSTSTSLAAACDEFEDYDSLPGIDKATAAAAAATSTERPKSGRRSSERAETQPDTPPSTARKLTTIPMFSHTEDSQFDDLEPADDIDPQSLATELLVRALQIGHAKGDADEWLNTGTVKNQMRRMDPSFNEKPLGFRSFTDFLSSRSDVAELQEDGPQRLIRLRPEADSRR; encoded by the coding sequence ATGACCGAACCGACCGATGCCCGTGTTGGCCTGTACATCGACTTCGACAACATCGTCATCTCGCGCTACCAGCAGCTGCACGGCCGCAACGCGTTCCAGCGCGACGGCATCCGCGACTTCGACCGCACCAGCCGGGACGCCGACCCGGAGGTCGCCGCACGCCTGGCCGCCGCCACCGTTGACTTCAACGCCATCATCGACTTCGCCGCCTCGTTCGGCACCCTCGTGGTCAACCGCGCCTACGCGGACTGGTCGGTGCCGGTCAACGCCAGCTACCAGCGTCAGCTGATGAGCCGCGCGGTGGACCTCACCCAGCTGTTCACCACCACCACCCGCGGCACCAAGAACGGCGCCGACATCCGCCTGGCCGTCGACGTGGTCGAAGATCTCTTCCGGCTGCCCGACCTCACCCACGTGATCATCGTCGCGGGCGATTCGGACTACATCGCCCTCGCCCAGAAGTCGAAGCGCCTCGGCCGCTTCGTCGTGGGCATCGGCGTCGCCGGCTCCACGAGCACCTCGCTCGCGGCCGCGTGCGACGAGTTCGAGGATTACGACTCGCTCCCCGGCATCGACAAGGCCACCGCAGCAGCGGCCGCCGCGACCTCCACCGAGCGCCCGAAGTCCGGCCGTCGCTCGTCGGAGCGCGCGGAGACGCAGCCCGACACTCCCCCCAGCACCGCCCGCAAGCTCACGACCATCCCGATGTTCTCGCACACGGAGGACTCGCAGTTCGATGACCTGGAACCGGCCGATGACATCGACCCGCAGTCACTCGCCACCGAACTCCTCGTGCGCGCCCTGCAGATCGGTCACGCCAAGGGTGACGCCGACGAGTGGCTCAACACCGGCACCGTGAAGAACCAGATGCGCCGCATGGACCCGTCCTTCAACGAGAAGCCGCTCGGCTTCCGGTCGTTCACCGATTTCCTCTCGTCCCGCAGCGACGTGGCCGAGCTGCAGGAGGACGGCCCGCAGCGGCTGATCCGGCTGCGCCCTGAGGCCGACTCCCGCCGCTGA
- a CDS encoding SDR family NAD(P)-dependent oxidoreductase gives MTWNPEHLPSQSGRTIVVTGATAGIGYFAAEQLAAAGADVVLASRSAVKLRVAREAILGRVPGASVRSVVVELGLLASVDAAAAELAALPRLDSIVLNGGVMNFGRGARTTDGLPILLGTHVVANFRLLAGVLPALAATATAHETVGRVVHTSTGFVSRFRYDLDDLARVPVVGVGAYTKAKTVTEVVAFELDRRLQATGLPVLSVVTRPGVGVDAKTPERPGIRDATTPYQRNPYTPWAQGKDTAAWSAVRAVTDPSVRGGEYYAPAGSLRGRPVSVPPLVRTATPPAGIADQVWHQVEALAGISIPGLVGQAAG, from the coding sequence ATGACCTGGAACCCAGAACACCTGCCCAGCCAATCCGGACGCACCATCGTGGTCACCGGCGCGACGGCGGGGATCGGCTACTTCGCCGCGGAGCAGCTCGCCGCGGCCGGCGCGGATGTTGTTCTCGCCTCACGCTCCGCAGTCAAGCTTCGCGTGGCGCGGGAGGCGATACTGGGTCGTGTCCCGGGAGCCTCGGTACGATCCGTCGTGGTCGAGCTGGGGTTGCTCGCCTCCGTCGACGCCGCCGCGGCGGAGCTGGCGGCATTGCCCCGGCTCGACAGCATCGTGCTCAACGGCGGCGTGATGAATTTCGGTCGGGGAGCCAGGACCACCGACGGACTTCCGATCCTTCTGGGCACCCACGTCGTCGCCAACTTTCGCCTGCTCGCCGGGGTGCTTCCGGCGCTGGCGGCGACGGCGACGGCCCACGAGACGGTCGGCCGGGTGGTGCACACCTCCACCGGGTTTGTCAGTCGATTCCGCTATGACCTCGACGATCTCGCGCGTGTTCCGGTGGTCGGCGTCGGCGCCTACACGAAGGCGAAGACCGTCACCGAGGTTGTCGCCTTCGAGCTCGACCGGCGGTTGCAAGCGACCGGCCTGCCGGTGCTGTCGGTCGTGACCAGGCCCGGCGTCGGAGTCGACGCGAAGACCCCGGAGCGACCCGGGATCCGGGATGCGACGACGCCGTACCAGCGCAACCCGTACACACCGTGGGCCCAGGGCAAGGACACGGCGGCGTGGTCGGCAGTGCGGGCGGTCACCGATCCGTCCGTGCGGGGCGGCGAGTATTACGCGCCGGCCGGAAGCCTGCGTGGTCGACCGGTGTCGGTGCCGCCCCTGGTGCGCACGGCCACACCGCCCGCCGGGATCGCCGACCAGGTGTGGCACCAGGTCGAGGCGCTGGCCGGAATCAGTATCCCCGGCCTGGTCGGCCAGGCAGCCGGGTAG
- a CDS encoding TetR/AcrR family transcriptional regulator, with product MTVLRSDAARSRARILEVARTHDAHDLRLNDIAREAGVGVGTVYRHFRSVGALVEALTADTIERMLQISRRAAAEPEPGAAFSLYLRSALTLQLEDDGLQTVLLSRDDESDVVHAAKREIFDTFSSLLDGAKNAGAVRADLTVDQVSHLVCGIEHAVRLGTPADRAPLLEILFTGLRPTV from the coding sequence ATGACCGTGCTCCGTTCCGATGCCGCCCGCAGTCGCGCCCGGATCCTCGAGGTCGCCAGAACCCACGATGCCCACGACCTCCGACTCAACGACATCGCCCGGGAGGCTGGCGTCGGCGTCGGCACGGTCTACCGGCACTTCCGCAGCGTGGGTGCTCTCGTCGAGGCCCTCACCGCCGACACGATCGAGCGGATGCTGCAGATCTCCCGCCGCGCCGCAGCCGAACCCGAGCCCGGCGCCGCGTTCTCGCTCTACCTACGCTCCGCCCTCACCCTGCAACTCGAGGACGACGGCCTCCAAACCGTCCTCCTCTCACGCGACGACGAGTCAGACGTGGTGCATGCAGCCAAGCGAGAGATTTTCGACACCTTTTCCAGCCTCCTGGACGGCGCAAAGAACGCCGGTGCTGTTCGCGCGGATCTCACCGTGGACCAGGTCTCGCACCTTGTCTGCGGCATCGAACACGCGGTGCGACTCGGCACCCCCGCCGACAGGGCCCCGCTCCTGGAGATTCTGTTCACCGGGCTCCGCCCCACGGTCTGA